A DNA window from Aspergillus nidulans FGSC A4 chromosome V contains the following coding sequences:
- a CDS encoding spliceosome assembly protein PRP11 (transcript_id=CADANIAT00003552), producing the protein MDYQNRAGSKFGGGGVASHSATNADRRERLRKLALETIDLDKDPYFFKNHVGSFECRLCLTVHQNDGSYLAHTQGRKHQTNLARRAAREQREGKNADPASLPGAMGVQVRKQTIKIGRPGYKITKIRDPLTRQFGLLFQLQYQEITPGVKPRVRFMSAFEQKVEEPPDKNFQYLVIAAEPYQTCGFKLQAREIDRREGRYWTWFDEDSKEFWVQIMFKTEREERFSGVPGLAPMGAA; encoded by the exons ATGGATTACCAG AACCGCGCAGGTTCCAAGttcggcggtggcggcgtcGCCTCTCACTCCGCAACGAACGCAGACCGCCGCGAACGACTCCGCAAACTCGCCCTTGAGACCATCGATCTGGACAAAGACCCTTACTTCTTCAAGAACCATGTGGGCAGCTTCGAATGCCGTCTCTGTCTGACAGTTCACCAAAACGACGGTTCCTACCTCGCACATACCCAAGGCCGAAAGCACCAGACGAATCTCGCGCGCCGAGCTGCCCGGGAACAGCGCGAGGGCAAAAATGCCGATCCCGCGTCTTTACCAGGTGCGATGGGCGTGCAGGTGCGCAAGCAGACAATCAAGATTGGAAGGCCCGGGTACAAGATTACGAAGATTCGGGATCCGCTGACGAGGCAGTTTGGGTTGttgtttcagctgcagtATCAGGAGATTACTCCTGGTGTTAAGCCGCGGGTGCGATTCATGAGCGCGTTTGAGCAGAAGGTGGAGGAGCCGCCAGACAAGAACTTTCAATATCTGGTTATCGCGGCGGAGCCGTATCAGACTTGTGGGTTTAAGTTGCAGGCTAGAGAGATTGATCGGCGCGAAGGGAGGTATTGGACGTGGTTCGATGAGGATAGTAAGGAATTTTGGGTGCAGATTATGTTCAAAACGGAGCGAGAGGAGCGGTTCAGTGGTGTGCCCGGGCTGGCGCCGATGGGCGCTGCATGA
- a CDS encoding putative formin binding protein (transcript_id=CADANIAT00003550) — MAEYWKSAPKYWCKQCKIYIRDTAFERTQHEATAKHQSNLKRFLREIHRDNERQQRDSQRAKDEVERLRQSVSGGGGRTGDNQSWKKSSSSTPAPAPQRPVSVEERKNQMAQLAELGVAIPEEYRSDMALAGDWQTVSEKIIEPEGEEKEEKVPTLGVRKRKHDQDVDEEEEEAKREAERFVSKGWGSATRRYPGAKDEEDDIDALLASTKEVKKPQVSGTGEATSAEGEQSKREDKPSDEVPVKEEESSAAGTGVVFKKRKPKAMKK, encoded by the exons ATGGCGGAATACTGGAAGTCAGCA CCAAAATACTGGTGTAAGCAATGCAAGATCTACATCCGCGACACAGCCTTCGAAAGGACGCAACACGAAGCCACAGCGAAACATCAAAGCAACCTAAAGCGTTTCCTACGAGAAATACACCGCGACAACGAACGGCAACAACGAGACTCACAACGCGCAAAAGATGAAGTCGAACGATTACGGCAATCTGTGTCCGGCGGCGGTGGGAGAACCGGTGATAACCAGTCATGGAAGAAatcgtcctcgtcgacaCCGGCACCCGCACCCCAGCGGCCGGTCTCGGTTGAAGAGCGCAAGAACCAGATGGCGCAACTTGCAGAGCTGGGAGTTGCGATACCTGAGGAGTATCGGAGTGATATGGCGCTGGCAGGGGACTGGCAGACGGTCTCTGAAAAGATAATAGAGCCTGAgggggaggaaaaggaggagaaagtgCCTACACTTGGGGTCCGGAAGCGGAAACACGACCAGGATgtagacgaggaagaagaagaagctaaGAGGGAGGCTGAGCGGTTTGTTAGTAAGGGATGGGGGTCGGCAACGCGGCGGTATCCTGGCGcgaaagatgaggaagatgatataGATGCGCTGTTGGCGTCTACGAAAGAAGTGAAGAAACCCCAGGTGTCCGGGACAGGAGAGGCTACGAGCGCAGAAGGAGAACAAAGCAAAAGGGAGGATAAACCGAGTGATGAAGTGCCagtgaaggaagaggaatcATCAGCTGCCGGCACCGGCGTGGTAttcaagaagcgcaagccaaAAGCaatgaaaaaataa
- a CDS encoding putative tubulin-specific chaperone (transcript_id=CADANIAT00003551), which translates to MNTSPVAVYPHPWVNQRRSYDGHLCTIRYVGKVDGTSGEWLGVEWDDPTRGKHSGQHNGVRYFRCLRNHPTAGSFVRPSRPADSPRSFLEAVREKYASDFEQSRERQARPDAEFEEPIRFKSKIAEEVGFDKIRKQLAELEELKIVLLDGLRVAGLLAQEASREQVEEARGQIERTCPKIVELDLSWNMLTKWRDVSDICRPLRRLSLLKLNGNRFEPVEEGLRFDGIKELHLDDTLLPWEQISRVAAQFPSLTWLSASANQISMVRTPISNTIITLILDNNEIGSLSSIRALTSLQNLEHLSLRGNCIDAVAAAETEGHSFQFSRSLRSVDLSRNKINSWLFINQLPEIFPGLRSLRVSGNPLYNQAVAPSSITGLPERPMTVDEAYMLTLSRLSALEVLNYSTISEKDRNNGELYYLSLIGKELSALPETAEPDIHKAHPRYRELCRIYGEPLIQRASKATGSGAALNPRSVAARLVRMVFHLTQAEWASNHHETVKVKEIPRSYDTYQVKAIVSRLFGITPFEFRLIWETDEMDPVSKKNMDIEDEWDSEDEDVYGEGTLKPRDDPKFVKREVELVDTTKDIGFWFQPDLLEAKIRVEVTPRS; encoded by the exons ATGAACACTAGCCCTGTTGCAGTCTATCCTCATCCCTGGGTGAATCAACGACGATCTTACGATGGTCATTTGTGCACCATCCGCTATGTGGGCAAAGTCGACGGAACGTCTGGGGAATGGCTAGGGGTTGAATGGGATGATCCGACGCGGGGAAAGCACTCAGGCCAGCATAATGGAGTGAGATACTTTAGAT GCTTAAGAAATCACCCTACGGCAGGGTCATTTGTGCGGCCTTCACGCCCAGCAGACAGTCCGCGCAGCTTTCTAGAGGCAGTCCGCGAGAAGTACGCATCTGATTTTGAGCAGAGTCGTGAGAGACAAGCTCGTCCGGATGCGGAGTTCGAAGAGCCTATCAGATTCAAAAGCAAGATTGCTGAAGAAGTGGGCTTCGACAAGATCCGGAAGCAGCTcgcggagcttgaggagctgaaaATTGTGCTCCTGGATGGACTACGCGTGGCGGGTCTGCTTGCGCAGGAGGCTAGTCGAGAACAGGTTGAAGAGGCACGCGGCCAGATCGAGCGTACTTGTCCTAAGATCGTGGAGCTTGATTTGAGCTGGAATATGTTGACCAAATGGAGGGATGTTTCTGATATCTGTCGGCCGCTTAGGCGATTGAGTCTTCTGAAGCTGAA CGGGAATCGGTTTGAGCCtgttgaggagggcttgAGGTTTGATGGGATCAAAGAGCTTCATCTGGATGACACTTTACTTCCATGGGAGCAA ATATCAAGAGTGGCTGCTCAGTTTCCGTCACTCACCTGGCTCTCGGCTTCAGCGAACCAAATCTCTATGGTGCGGACGCCAATATCCAACACTATAATTACACTCATTCTCGACAACAACGAAATAGGttccttgtcttcaattAGAGCATTGACTTCTCTTCAGAACCTCGAGCATCTGTCACTGCGCGGAAACTGCATCGACGCCGTAGCCGCAGCTGAAACTGAGGGTCATTCCTTCCAATTCTCAAGAAGTCTTCGATCTGTGGATCTCTCCCGAAACAAAATCAATTCGTGGCTGTTTATTAACCAACTTCCCGAGATCTTCCCGGGCCTGCGAAGCCTTCGTGTATCAGGGAACCCTCTTTACAACCAAGCCGTGGCACCGTCATCTATCACCGGTCTTCCTGAGAGGCCGATGACAGTGGATGAAGCTTACATGCTAACACTCTCCCGCCTCTCCGCTTTGGAGGTACTCAATTACAGTACAATATCTGAGAAGGATCGCAACAACGGCGAGCTATATTACCTGTCCCTGATCGGCAAGGAGCTGTCAGCGCTTCCGGAGACCGCAGAGCCAGATATACACAAAGCACACCCTCGGTACAGGGAGCTATGCAGAATCTATGGGGAGCCACTCATCCAACGAGCCTCCAAAGCCACTGGGTCAGGAGCTGCGCTTAACCCACGCTCTGTTGCGGCGCGATTAGTGCGAATGGTATTCCATCTAACTCAGGCAGAGTGGGCATCAAATCATCACGAAACCGTCAAAGTAAAAGAAATTCCTCGGTCGTATGACACGTATCAGGTCAAAGCAATTGTTTCTCGTCTGTTCGGGATCACCCCATTTGAGTTTCGACTAATATGGGAAACGGACGAAATGGATCCGGtgagcaagaagaatatgGATATTGAAGATGAGTGGGATagtgaagacgaagatgtcTATGGAGAGGGTACGCTGAAGCCTAGGGATGACCCGAAGTTCGTGAAACGGGAGGTCGAGCTTGTAGATACGACCAAGGACATTGGGTTTTGGTTTCAGCCCGATCTTCTAGAGGCCAAAATTCGGGTTGAAGTCACTCCTCGTTCATGA
- a CDS encoding D-mandelate dehydrogenase-like dehydrogenase (transcript_id=CADANIAT00003548) produces the protein MDTPTRPSISPGPATNPLSAHSTWNSLSSLADLVTPKATNRADFIAECKSGALDGVVVAYRTFDSVSITGLFDEELVNALPSSLVYLAHCGAGYDQISTQACTARNPPLRVSNVPTAVDDATADVNMFLIIGALRNFNAGMHALRQGHWRGLTPPRLGHDPENKVLGILGMGGIGRNLKRKAESFGMKVIYHNRRELSAELAGGAKYVSFEELLKQSDVISLNLPLNKNTRHIISTEQFNQMKDGVVIVNTARGAVMDEDALVKALDNGKVYSAGLDVFEDEPKIHPGLVENPNVLLVPHMGTWTVETQTAMEEWAIENVRMALETGKLKTPVPEQADL, from the exons ATGGATACTCCAACGCGCCCCTCTATCAGCCCCGGCCCAGCAACTAACCCTCTCAGCGCCCACTCAACCTGGAACTCGCTCTCCTCCCTCGCAGACCTAGTCACTCCCAAGGCCACGAACCGCGCCGACTTTATTGCCGAATGCAAATCTGGCGCTCTGGACGGCGTCGTTGTCGCGTACCGCACCTTCGACTCCGTCTCCATCACCGGTCTCTTCGATGAGGAACTCGTCAacgctcttccttcttcgctggtATATCTAGCGCATTGCG GCGCCGGCTATGACCAAATCTCCACACAAGCCTGCACAGCGCGCAATCCTCCGTTACGAGTCTCCAACGTCCCTACAGCGGTCGACGACGCAACCGCAGACGTAAACATGTTCTTGATCATCGGCGCACTCCGGAATTTCAACGCAGGCATGCACGCCCTCCGCCAGGGTCACTGGCGTGGCCTTACACCGCCGCGCCTTGGCCACGACCCTGAGAATAAAGTCCTCGGCATCCTAGGCATGGGTGGAATAGGACGCAACCTGAAGCGCAAGGCAGAGTCGTTCGGCATGAAAGTAATCTATCATAACCGCCGCGAACTGAGTGCTGAACTCGCAGGGGGCGCGAAATACGTTTCGTTTGAGGAGCTCTTGAAACAATCCGACGTGATTAGTTTGAATTTGCCGTTGAAT AAAAATACCCGCCACATCATCAGCACCGAGCAATTCAACCAGATGAAGGACGGTGTCGTGATCGTTAACACGGCTCGTGGTGCCGTTATGGACGAAGACGCCCTTGTCAAGGCCCTCGACAATGGGAAGGTCTACTCGGCCGGCTTGGATGTCTTCGAGGACGAACCTAAAATTCACCCTGGTCTTGTGGAGAATCCGAATGTTTTGCTTGTGCCGCACATGGGTACTTGGACTGTTGAG ACGCAAACTGCGATGGAGGAATGGGCTATTGAGAATGTGCGAATGGCCTTGGAGACGGGCAAGTTGAAGACCCCTGTCCCCGAGCAGGCTGATTTGTAG
- a CDS encoding putative C6 finger domain protein (transcript_id=CADANIAT00003549), translated as MPSKTHTDEPSSSAIDDSLPPIDKSLPTDDTALPAIDMSLPPIDSTIPALPPIDTSLPPLDTTMPAMDDLHGTDTHFSFDRFDEETAGHGLGENGSITHDQTTEQHGSSSTHVPQNPASSNGVHSDAPAQQHQHYEQQQPAQHHYSPQQHTPTPQSQAPLPQQQHQQPHQQSQQPLDMYNNHHSASPPHTNPPMQGQPSQIPQAPIGSPMPPMSSVSQYMAGYPSMNSGGQMHYQLQGDANKMLSSRHKKEVKRRTKTGCLTCRKRRIKCDEGHPVCRNCVKSKRECLGYDPVFKQPTPSAIQPAPNPQPSLNIADGGLQPTVNPATTTTGHSETTSFRLKQVQISDLLALRGIPPPPPHPITALPPNRLEEIQAVFLATYAPAIDRFFETRWFSEKALSHLLANAQLMAEYSALIEAFNGNLSDPNVLARLESFEASVVWSTMTLCRHVMNVSSGSQPDYDLLATSKRLDVIEAMITGDHLDSNPLAQFPTRQPAANPPSLPDQLMQRQLDFWSAIGHFLTLHDNEASAAKEIDDTLGRCRTLLDTYENRDVIYSIAIARHLGQRWADFPHSFPQPITTNEKDAGAKLYVAQKFLEQEAGGKGTTQVIKRLCGMVVRSWYVSRE; from the exons ATGCCTTCCAAGACGCATACGGATGAGCCTTCAAGTTCGGCCATTGACGATTCTCTTCCGCCGATTGACAAAAGCTTACCGACCGATGATACTGCCCTTCCAGCTATAGATATGTCGCTGCCGCCAATAGACTCGACGATACCAGCATTACCGCCTATTGACACCTCCTTACCACCGCTAGACACGACTATGCCCGCTATGGATGATCTACACGGCACCGATACTCACTTTTCATTTGACAGGTTCGACGAGGAGACGGCTGGGCATGGCTTAGGTGAAAATGGGTCGATAACACACGATCAGACTACAGAACAGCATgggtcttcttccacccatGTTCCTCAAAACCCCGCATCTTCGAACGGAGTGCATTCGGACGCGCCAGCTCAGCAACACCAACATTAtgagcaacagcagccggCACAACACCACTATTCACCACAACAGCATACGCCGACGCCACAGTCACAGGCACCATTGCCccaacagcagcaccagcaaccgcATCAGCAGTCCCAACAGCCCCTGGACATGTATAACAACCATCATAGTGCCTCGCCGCCTCATACGAATCCTCCTATGCAAGGCCAGCCTTCGCAAATTCCGCAAGCTCCCATTGGATCGCCAATGCCTCCGATGTCTTCGGTCAGTCAGTACATGGCGGGATATCCGTCAATGAACTCAGGCGGTCAGATGCATTATCAGCTGCAGGGCGATGCGAACAAAATGTTGTCGAGCAGGCACAAGAAAGAAGTGAAGCGGCGGACGAAAACTGGGTGTTTGACATGTCGCAAGCGACGCATCAAG TGTGACGAAGGACACCCTGTCTGCCGCAACTGCGTTAAGAGCAAGCGTGAATGTTTAGGCTACGACCCAGTCTTCAAGCAACCAACACCCTCTGCGATACAGCCTGCCCCAAATCCGCAGCCGTCGCTG AATATCGCCGACGGAGGCTTGCAGCCAACTGTGAACCCCGCAACAACTACAACTGGCCACTCAGAGACGACAAGCTTTAGGT TGAAACAGGTCCAGATTAGCGATCTTCTTGCCTTGCGAGGcattccacctccacctccgcaCCCTATCACCGCCCTTCCACCTAACCGTCTTGAGGAAATCCAGGCCGTGTTCCTTGCTACATATGCTCCCGCCATTGATCGATTCTTTGAGACTCGATGGTTCTCAGAAAAGGCGTTGAGCCACCTTCTAGCGAACGCCCAGCTAATGGCCGAATATTCCGCATTAATCGAAGCATTTAACGGCAATCTGAGTGATCCTAACGTCCTTGCGCGGTTGGAGAGCTTCGAGGCATCGGTTGTCTGGAGCACAATGACATTATGTCGCCATGTGATGAATGTATCAAGTGGAAGCCAACCAGATTATGATCTCTTAGCCACCTCCAAACGACTGGACGTTATAGAAGCCATGATCACCGGTGACCACCTGGACTCTAATCCGCTTGCGCAATTTCCAACCAGGCAACCCGCCGCCAATCCGCCCTCATTACCCGATCAACTCATGCAGCGCCAGCTAGACTTCTGGAGTGCAATCGGTCACTTTTTGACTCTACATGACAACGAGGCCAGCGCCGCGAAAGAAATTGATGACACGCTCGGCCGTTGCCGCACGCTCCTGGATACGTACGAAAATCGAGACGTCATCTATTCAATCGCAATCGCGCGCCATCTAGGCCAACGGTGGGCCGACTTCCCGCACAGCTTCCCGCAGCCTATTACCACGAACGAGAAAGACGCCGGGGCCAAGCTTTATGTCGCTCAGAAATTCCTTGAACAGGAAGCTGGGGGCAAGGGCACGACGCAGGTCATAAAGCGCCTGTGCGGCATGGTCGTCCGCTCCTGGTATGTTTCGCGGGAATGA
- a CDS encoding serine/threonine protein kinase CBK1 (transcript_id=CADANIAT00003553), with the protein MDAQNGVYGQGYFMPNNYPAQAAYAQPHYGQPNLQSPQPAYQSRMGYNVSPNDGTNGLIQQFSNQDLNSNRTGFFNRSASPAQRPRTAGNTAPGQQQQPGHLAPPVPRSPRLPPENEELQRYPERFSENVHKRGKAAKELVNVFFHENIERARDRNMRSAELDKMMRDPNISQDAKVKEAEMVGKKESTFLRFLRTPETPANFQTIKIIGKGAFGEVKLVQRKSDNKIYALKSLIKSEMFKKDQLAHVRAERDILADSKDNPWLVKLHASFQDPAYLYLLMEFLPGGDLMTMLIKYEIFSEDITRFYMAEIVMAIEAVHKLGFLHRDIKPDNILLDRGGHVKLTDFGLSTGGKKTHDNSYYQNLLKNSTSKDKNRNSGYFNDAINLTVSNRGQINTWRKSRRAMAYSTVGTPDYIAPEIFNGQGYTYLCDWWSVGAIMFECLVGWPPFCAEDTTDTYRKIVNWRECLYFPEELTLSRESEGLIRSFLCDAEHRIGNEGGQYGGATQIKNHPFFRGVVWDQLRKIRAPFEPRLTSNIDVSYFPIDEIPQEDTSAIHRAQARAMPDEQNAEMSLPFIGYTYKAFNAFQAS; encoded by the exons ATGGACGCTCAGAATGGTGTTTATGGTCAGGGATATTTCATGCCGAACAACTACCCTGCGCAGGCTGCCTATGCCCAGCCCCATTACGGCCAACCCAATCTCCAGTCTCCTCAGCCCGCCTATCAGTCTCGAATGGGATACAATGTCAGCCCCAACGATGGAACAAATGGTTTGATACAGCAGTTCTCGAATCAGGATTTAAACTCGAACCGAACGGGTTTCTTCAATCGCTCCGCTTCGCCTGCTCAAAGACCCCGTACTGCAGGCAATACAGCCCCcggacagcagcagcaacctggACACTTGGCCCCTCCAGTGCCTCGCAGCCCTCGGCTGCCCCCCGAGAACGAAGAACTTCAACGCTACCCAGAGCGCTTCTCTGAAAATGTTCACAAACGTGGAAAAGCTGCGAAGGAGTTGGTCAACGTATTCTTTCACGAGAATATCGAGCGTGCGCGTGATCGCAACATGCG TTCGGCGGAGCTCGACAAGATGATGCGCGACCCCAACATTTCACAAGATGCAAAGGTGAAGGAGGCGGAAATGGTTGGAAAGAAAGAGTCGACAttccttcgcttccttcgGACACCAGAAACTCCTGCCAACTTCCAAACCATCAAGATTATTGGAAAGGGTGCTTTTGGTGAAGTTAAGCTGGTGCAGAGGAAGTCTGATAACAAGATCTATGCGCTTAAGTCGCTGATCAAATCAGAGATGTTTAAGAAAGATCAGCTCGCCCACGTTCGTGCTGAACGTGATATTCTAGCTGACTCGAAGGACAACCCTTGGCTTGTCAAGCTCCATGCTTCATTCCAGGATCCCGCATACCTATACCTCCTGATGGAGTTCTTACCTGGAGGTGATTTGATGACCATGCTTATTAAGTACGAAATATTCTCTGAAGATATCACACGCTTCTACATGGCGGAAATTGTGATGGCGATTGAGGCGGTTCACAAGCTGGGTTTCCTTCACCG AGATATTAAACCTGACAACATCCTTCTCGATCGTGGCGGTCACGTCAAGCTGACCGATTTCGGTCTCTCAACTGGAGGCAAGAAAACTCACGACAACTCATACTATCAGAACCTGTTGAAGAATTCAACATCCAAGGATAAGAACCGAAACTCTGGATACTTCAACGATGCTATCAACTTGACAGTATCGAACCGTGGGCAGATCAACACCTGGAGAAAATCTCGCAGGGCTATGGCTTACTCCACTGTCGGAACACCTGACTACATTGCACCCGAAATTTTTAATGGTCAAGGATACACCTATCTTTGCGACTGGTGGTCCGTCGGTGCCATCATGTTTGAATGTCTCGTGGGCTGGCCTCCATTCTGCGCCGAGGATACGACCGACACCTATCGCAAGATTGTGAACTGGAGGGAATGCCTATATTTCCCCGAAGAATTGACACTGTCTCGTGAATCGGAGGGTCTGATTCGAAG CTTCCTATGTGACGCAGAACACCGCATCGGCAACGAAGGTGGCCAATACGGAGGTGCTACACAGATCAAAAATCACCCATTCTTCCGCGGGGTAGTATGGGATCAACTGCGCAAAATCCGGGCACCGTTCGAACCCAGACTGACGTCAAATATCGACGTATCATATTTCCCGATTGACGAGATTCCTCAGGAGGATACCAGCGCCATTCACCGCGCCCAGGCACGTGCCATGCCGGATGAGCAGAATGCTGAGATGAGCCTGCCTTTTATCGGATACACATACAAAGCATTCAACGCCTTCCAGGCCAGTTGA